Within the Candidatus Nanopelagicales bacterium genome, the region AACGAGGACTCCGGCACGGAATTGACCACGATGGGCGATCCCTTCCTGCGACTGCGGGAGGCAACCGCAGCGTGTATGGCCGACTGGGCCGGGCGGGGGAATGTCGGCGGTGATAGCAGCGAGAGTGTCGCATCGCCCGCTGGTTCGTCTGGGCGCGACGGGCTGGGTGCGGCGGCTATCTCGCTCGTATGGGCCGAGGACTGGATCCTGCACCTCAGTTGGGTAGCAGACAGAGCCGACGAGATCATCGACAAGCGAATGGCGGATACAGTGCTGGTACCCACCACCTAGGTCTGAGGTGGAACCCACCCTGGCGTCTGCACTATCCGACGGGCGAACTTTGGCCTAAGAGTCGTCAGCGGCCGCACAAAAGCAATAACATCGCTTTTGTGCCAGGGTTACGCAAATCCGAACCAATTCAGGGAGTTCACAAATGATTCTTCGATCCGCAACTACGCGTACCGCTGCGATTGGCCTCGCAGCCGTCGCCGGGACGTTCGCCTTCGGCGCATGTAGCAGCGACAACAGCTCGTCGGGCAATACCAATCCTTCGTCATCAGGGACCCCGTCGGTTTCGGCGGACGCCGCGCTCGCTGCCCAGGTCCCCGAGGCCATCAAGTCCACGGGCAAGCTTGCCTTCGGCACCGACGCCTCCTACGCGCCGAGTGAGTTCATCGCCGAAGACGGAAGCACCATCGTGGGCTTCGACGTCGACCTCGGCAACGCCATCGCTGCCAAGCTCGGCCTCAAGGGCGAATGGACCAATGCGAGCTTCGACTCACTGATCGTCGGTGTGAGGAACGGAAAGTACAACAGCTCAATGTCGTCGTTCACGATCAACCCTGACCGCCTCAAGCAGGCCAACATGGTCAGCTACTTCAGCGCTGGAACCGCGTGGGCGACCGCTACCGGAAACCCGAACAACATCGACCCCAACAACGCCTGCGGTAAGACCGTTGCGGTTCAGAAAGCCACCGTGCAGGCGACCGATGACATCCCGGTCAAAAACGATGCTTGCAAGAAGGCTGGCAAGCCAGGCATCGATATCCAGCAATACAACCTGCAGTCCGATGCCACGACCGCTGTGGTCTCCGGCAAGGCAGACGCAATGCTGGCTGACTCACCGGTGATTGCCTACGCCATCAAGCAGACCGGCAAGCTCGAGCAGGTTGGCGAGATCACTCAGGCGGCGCCGTACGGCATCGTCGTGGCAAAGGACCAGACGGCCTTCGCCGAGACCATCAAAGCGGCAACACAGGCGTTGATTGACGACGGCGCCTACAAGCAGATCCTGACCAACTGGGGCGTCGAAAGCGGAGCCATCACGCAGGCCGAGCTGAACCCAACCCCAGCGTCCTAACCCAACCGCTCACCGGAGGCCGTCATGGCAATCAAAGAAGCACCGCCATCCGGTGAGCGCGTGGAGCACAGACCGATAGAGGCCGTCCCCGTCCGACACCCAGGACGTTGGGTGGGGACGGTCGTCATCGCGGTACTCATCGCGATGATGATCAACAGCCTGTTGACCAATCCGAACTGGGGTTGGGACCTCATCGGCAAGTGGATCTTCTCTGCACCCATCGTCAAGGGTGTCGGCATCACCATCCTGTTGACGGTCCTGGCGATGCTCATCGGCCTCATCCTGGGCGTGTTGATCGCAATCATGCGGCTCTCACCCAACCCGGTGATGAGTGGATCCGCCTGGTTCTTCGTGTGGCTATTCCGCGGAACGCCCGTGTACGTCCAACTGTTCCTATGGGCCAACGTCGGGGCGCTGTATCAGAACTTCGCGTTCGGCATACCGTTCGGGCCCGAGATGTTCACGGTCAGCACCAAGACCCTCATTCCCTTATTCGTGGCCGCATTGCTGGGCCTGGGTCTCAACGAGGCCGCCTACATGTCAGAAATTGTTCGCGCTGGCATCCTGAGCGTCGATGAGGGCCAAGAGGAGGCCGCGACTGCGGTCGGTATGACTCGCATGCAGACACTCCGGCACATCGTGTTGCCCCAGGCGATGCGCGTGATCGTCCCACCGACTGGCAACGAGACAATATCCATGCTGAAGACGACGTCGTTGGTGATTGCGATCCCCTTATCGACGGAACTCTTCTTCCAGGCCTCCGTCATTGGCAACCGGCTGTTCCGACCGTTCCCGATGGCCATCATGGCGAGCATGTGGTACCTCGCGCTGACATCGGTGCTGATGGTCGGCCAGTACTACATCGAACGCCACTACGCGAAGGGCGCCATGCGCGAGTTGCCACCGACACCGATCCAGAAGCTCCGATCCCGTTTCGGGCATAAGGCCTCATCATGAGCGACGTGCAGATCGCGCCGGACATCGACGACCTGCCAGAGGTCATGGTCAAGGCCGAACAGGTGCGCAAAGCTTTCGGTCGCAACGAAGTCCTCAGGGGGATCGACTTCGAGGTCCGCAAGGGCGAGGTCGCGTGCATCATCGGACCTTCTGGTGGCGGTAAGTCGACTTTCCTCCGTTGCATCAATCACTTGGAGAAGATCGATGCCGGCCGGTTGTCCGTCGAAGGCGAACTAATCGGCTATACCCAACGCGGTGCCAAGTTGCACGAGATGAAGGACAAGGAAGTTGCTGACCAACGCCGGGCGATCGGCATGGTGTTCCAGCGCTTCAACCTCTTCCCGCATATGACCGCAGCTCAAAACGTCATGGCCGGTCCGGTCATCGTCAAGAATACGAACAAAGACAAGGCCAAGGAGCGTGCGCTCGACCTACTCGGGCAAGTGGGACTCGGCGATCGCGGGGATAGCTACCCGATGCAACTGTCCGGCGGGCAGCAGCAGCGGGTCGCGATCGCGCGTGCGCTGGCGATGGACCCCGACCTGATGTTGTTCGACGAGCCGACCTCTGCGCTAGATCCAGAACTCGTTGGCGACGTGCTCGATGTCATGAAGAAACTCGCCTCCAGCGGTATGACGATGATCGTCGTCACGCACGAGGTTGGCTTCGCCCGCGAGGCCGGCGACATCCTCGCGTTCATTGACCAAGGCGTGATCGCCGACTTGGGAGAGCCGACAGCGCTGTTGGCGAACCCCAACTCCAGCCGCCTGCGCGACTTCCTCGGCAAGGTCCTCTAGACCCTCCACGCCGCTCCAACACCAACCCTGAAAGTTACCCAGCGGTATGGCTGTTTCCCGGGCCGGGAAACAGCCATACCGCTGGGTAACTTTGTGATGTGGCACTCCCAGGGTGGCGCGTGACTTAGGTATGCCTTACCTTTGTTCCTAGAAACCCTGGAGGAGTGCTTGTGTTTGCGAACTATCTGATCGGCCTACGCGAGGGCATCGAGGCGGCGCTGGTCGTCAGTATTTTGATCGCCTACCTGGTCAAGACGGGCCGCCGCGACGCTCTGTTGCCCGTATGGATCGGAGTCGGCGCAGCAGTCGCGCTGAGCTTGCTGTTCGGCGCCGCACTGACATTCACCTCGTCATCGATGTCGTTCAAGGCGCAGGAAGCGTTCGGCGGAATCATGTCGATCGTCGCCGTCGGCTTCGTCACCTGGATGATCTTCTGGATGAAGCGCACCGCCCGCAACATCAAGGGCGAACTCCACGGCCGTCTCGACAGCGCAATGGGCGTCGGCCCGATTGCGATCGCGGTTGTCGCATTCATCGCCGTCGCTCGTGAGGGCCTCGAGACTTCGCTATTCATCTGGGCCGCCGTCCAATCGACGGGTTCAGGGACAGCGCCCGTTCTGGGTGCAACGCTGGGACTCGCCACTGCCATCGTTCTTGGCTGGCTGTTCTACCGAGGTGCCCTAAAGATCAACTTGGCCAAGTTCTTCACCTGGACCGGTGCAGCCCTCGTCGTCGTAGCGGCAGGCGTCTTCGCCTACGCGATTCACGATTTGCAGGAGGCAGGAATCCTGCCCGGTCTGAACACCATTGCCTACGACATCAGCGGCGCGATCCCGCCCAGCTCCTGGTACGGAACGCTGTTCAAGGGCATCTTCAACGTCTCGTCAACGCCTTCGTGGCTGGAGATAGGCGCGTGGCTGGCCTATCTGATCCCGGTGATGTTCCTGTTCTTCCGCAAGCCAAAGAAGGCCACCGCGGCACCCGCTCCGAAGCCCACTGCGGCGGTCGCGGCAACACCAGACTCGGTGCGAGCAAGCAAGTAGCCGCAGCAGTCGATACCTGCTCCGATCCACATTTCGGGGCGCGACTCGTCCCATCGTTCACCCACCGAAAGGAACCCAATGTCCGCACGCAAGCTGGCTTTCGTTGCCGTCGCCGTGACAAGCCCACTGTTGATCGTTGGCTGCAGCTCGGATTCATCGAACTCAACCAGCGCAGCAACCAGAGTGTCGGTCACTTCGACGGATTCGACCTGCGACATCAGCACAAACTCGGTGCCCGCAGGAGCGACCGCCTTCGACGTCACCAATACCGGCGGCAAGATCACCGAGGTCTACGTCTACGGCAAGAGCGGGGATGCCTTCACAACCATCGTCTCCGAAGTTGAGAACATCGGCCCAGGCACCTCTCGCACAATGAACGCAACGCTGGCCGCCGGCTCTTACGAGATCGCCTGCAAGCCAGGCCAAACCGGCGATGGGATCCGCACCGCCCTGACGGTCAGCTAACACCTGACCCGGGGGGTTAAGCGAAACCACCGCCGACGCCACCCACTGCGGCGGACCGCCACCCCACTGCTCCCACTGAATACAACGAAGCCCGGGACCCTGCGCGAAAGGCGAGGGGTCCCGGGCTCGTCGTTGTGACGCTAGTGGGCGATCAGACTGAGCCCTTGTAGGCAGCCCAGGCGACTGCCACAGCGTGGGTGCGATCCGCGCGTGCACTGGTGATCGCAACCTTGCGGGCGACGCGCGCCGAGTTGATCGTCGACTTGCGTGCCTTGTGCGCGGCCTTGCGAGCAGCACGGTAAGCCGCGAAGGCCTGAGCCTTTTGCTCGTCCGTTGTCGCTGCCGCGACTGCGGCGATGCGAGCCTTGCGGGCGGCTCGAACCGTCACGCGCTCGGTCTTGCGGGCATCCCGCACCGCCTTGCGGAACGTCCTGATCGCTGAATGCTCGGCGATCAGGAACGTCTTGTTCGCAGCGCGAACTGCCTTGCGAAGTTCAGCTTTGGCCGCACTCGCGGGCAGCCGCTTGACCGCGGTCACGCCCTGCTTTGCGTGGTGATGCCATGGCGAAGCGGTTGCGGCACCAGCGCCGACCGGCACAAGTAGCGCCGTGCTGCACACGGTGGCGGCAACGACAGTCGTGGTTCGTCGCTTGGACATATGTCTCCCTTAGGTACCCGTTCTGCGTTTGCACTGACCTTTCGAAGCTACGCACATCGAGCCATCAAGCGAACCCCGGAAAGCGACAATTCGGATGCCACCAGGTGACATATTCGACAGCGGGCCAGGCCCTACCGCCCATCTGGACGGGTTACTAGTCGGGTTGGACTACGCCGGCACGGGAAAAGTACCTGTGCCGCAACCACAGCGACACGTAGACCAGCGCCACCAGCGCGGGAACCTCAATCAGTGGGCCGATGACCCCCGTCAGAGCCTGCCCCGACGTGACGCCCCAGACACCAACGCTGACCGCGATCGCCAACTCGAAGTTGTTGCCCGCTGCCGTGAAAGCCACTGTTGCTGTCTTCGGATATCCGAGCCGAGCCCTCATTCCGGCGGCGAACGCAACGGTCCACATGATCGCGAAGTAGAGCAGCAGCGGGACGGCGATCGACACCACCGCGAGTGGATCGCCGGTGATCGCCTCGCCCTGCAAAGCGAACAGCACGACGATCGTGAACAGCAACCCATAGAGCGCCAGCGGAGCGATTCGGGGTGCGAACTTGTCGTCGTACCAGGTGCGGCCCTTCGCACGTACCCCGATGCGGCGGGTCAGGTAGCCAGCCACCAACGGAATCCCAAGGAAAATCAGAACTGCTTTGGTGATCGACCAGGTCGAGAACTGCACGTCCTGGGTTTCCAGTCCCAACCAGGCTGGCAGGATCTTCAAGTAGAAAGTGCCGAGTAACGCATAGGCAGCGATCTGAAAGACCGAGTTGATCGCAACGAGCAATGCGCCTGCCTCCCGGTCACCGCACGCCAGGTCATTCCAGATCAGCACCATCGCGATGCACCGAGCAAGACCGATGACGATCAAGCCGGTTCGGAAGGCAGGTTGGTCAGCCAGAAACGTCCACGCCAACGCGAACATGAGGGCGGGTCCAACGATCCAATTCAGCAGCAACGACAACCAAAGCAGCCGACGGTCGCCGGTGACCTGGCCCATGTCCTCGTATCGGACTCGGGCCAGTACTGGGTACATCATGAGCAGCAACCC harbors:
- a CDS encoding ABC transporter substrate-binding protein; its protein translation is MILRSATTRTAAIGLAAVAGTFAFGACSSDNSSSGNTNPSSSGTPSVSADAALAAQVPEAIKSTGKLAFGTDASYAPSEFIAEDGSTIVGFDVDLGNAIAAKLGLKGEWTNASFDSLIVGVRNGKYNSSMSSFTINPDRLKQANMVSYFSAGTAWATATGNPNNIDPNNACGKTVAVQKATVQATDDIPVKNDACKKAGKPGIDIQQYNLQSDATTAVVSGKADAMLADSPVIAYAIKQTGKLEQVGEITQAAPYGIVVAKDQTAFAETIKAATQALIDDGAYKQILTNWGVESGAITQAELNPTPAS
- a CDS encoding amino acid ABC transporter permease; this encodes MAIKEAPPSGERVEHRPIEAVPVRHPGRWVGTVVIAVLIAMMINSLLTNPNWGWDLIGKWIFSAPIVKGVGITILLTVLAMLIGLILGVLIAIMRLSPNPVMSGSAWFFVWLFRGTPVYVQLFLWANVGALYQNFAFGIPFGPEMFTVSTKTLIPLFVAALLGLGLNEAAYMSEIVRAGILSVDEGQEEAATAVGMTRMQTLRHIVLPQAMRVIVPPTGNETISMLKTTSLVIAIPLSTELFFQASVIGNRLFRPFPMAIMASMWYLALTSVLMVGQYYIERHYAKGAMRELPPTPIQKLRSRFGHKASS
- a CDS encoding amino acid ABC transporter ATP-binding protein, which encodes MVKAEQVRKAFGRNEVLRGIDFEVRKGEVACIIGPSGGGKSTFLRCINHLEKIDAGRLSVEGELIGYTQRGAKLHEMKDKEVADQRRAIGMVFQRFNLFPHMTAAQNVMAGPVIVKNTNKDKAKERALDLLGQVGLGDRGDSYPMQLSGGQQQRVAIARALAMDPDLMLFDEPTSALDPELVGDVLDVMKKLASSGMTMIVVTHEVGFAREAGDILAFIDQGVIADLGEPTALLANPNSSRLRDFLGKVL
- a CDS encoding FTR1 family protein, which codes for MFANYLIGLREGIEAALVVSILIAYLVKTGRRDALLPVWIGVGAAVALSLLFGAALTFTSSSMSFKAQEAFGGIMSIVAVGFVTWMIFWMKRTARNIKGELHGRLDSAMGVGPIAIAVVAFIAVAREGLETSLFIWAAVQSTGSGTAPVLGATLGLATAIVLGWLFYRGALKINLAKFFTWTGAALVVVAAGVFAYAIHDLQEAGILPGLNTIAYDISGAIPPSSWYGTLFKGIFNVSSTPSWLEIGAWLAYLIPVMFLFFRKPKKATAAPAPKPTAAVAATPDSVRASK
- a CDS encoding cupredoxin domain-containing protein; its protein translation is MSARKLAFVAVAVTSPLLIVGCSSDSSNSTSAATRVSVTSTDSTCDISTNSVPAGATAFDVTNTGGKITEVYVYGKSGDAFTTIVSEVENIGPGTSRTMNATLAAGSYEIACKPGQTGDGIRTALTVS
- the arsB gene encoding ACR3 family arsenite efflux transporter, with translation MGRLSLLDRFLPVWILAAMMLGLLLGRVVPGIQDALDTVSIGQTSLPIAVGLLLMMYPVLARVRYEDMGQVTGDRRLLWLSLLLNWIVGPALMFALAWTFLADQPAFRTGLIVIGLARCIAMVLIWNDLACGDREAGALLVAINSVFQIAAYALLGTFYLKILPAWLGLETQDVQFSTWSITKAVLIFLGIPLVAGYLTRRIGVRAKGRTWYDDKFAPRIAPLALYGLLFTIVVLFALQGEAITGDPLAVVSIAVPLLLYFAIMWTVAFAAGMRARLGYPKTATVAFTAAGNNFELAIAVSVGVWGVTSGQALTGVIGPLIEVPALVALVYVSLWLRHRYFSRAGVVQPD